A single window of Leopardus geoffroyi isolate Oge1 chromosome D4, O.geoffroyi_Oge1_pat1.0, whole genome shotgun sequence DNA harbors:
- the IL33 gene encoding interleukin-33 isoform X2 produces MKTKMEYSTTKISPAKMNSSAESQQKAEEVCQMYFMQLRSGLIKKTACYFKKETTKRHSTRRAGKYKEHLVFTARHQQLERPVEGLAFGVPMVQKCFGRTDVPSIQEYSASLSTYNDQSITFVFEDGSYEIYVEDLGKDQEKDKVLFRYYDFQPPSRETGDADDGHTLLVNLSPTKDKDVLLHANNKEHSVELQKCEKPLPDQAFFRLHRKSSKCVSFECKNDPGVFIGVKDNHLALIKVEDQTEYFSTENIIFKLS; encoded by the exons ATGAAGACTAAAATGGAGTATTCAACCACCAAAATCTCCCCAGCAAAGATGAACAGCTCAGCAG AATCCCAGCAGAAGGCTGAAGAAGTTTGCCAAATGTACTTTATGCAGCTACGTTCTGGCCTTATAAAAAAGACAGCctgttattttaagaaagaaaccaCCAAAAGACATTCAACAAGAAGAG CTGGAAAGTATAAAGAACATCTAGTATTCACTGCCCGTCATCAGCAGCTGGAACGGCCTGTGGAGGGCTTAGCCTTTGGTGTGCCTATGGTCCAGAAATGCTTTGGAAGAACTGATGTTCCAAGTATCCAAG AATATTCTGCTTCCCTGAGCACATACAATGATCAATCTATTACTTTCGTTTTTGAGGATGGAAGTTATGAGATCTATGTAGAAGACTTGGGAAAAGACCAAGAGAAAG ATAAGGTGTTATTCCGTTATTATGATTTCCAACCTCCCTCACGTGAAACAG gTGATGCTGATGATGGCCATACGTTATTGGTAAATCTGAGTCCTACAAAAGACAAAGACGTCCTGCTGCATGCCAATAACAAAGAACACTCTGTGGAG ctacaaaaatgtgaaaaaccatTGCCAGACCAGGCCTTCTTCCGCCTTCATAGGAAGTCTTCCAAATGTGTTTCATTTGAATGTAAGAATGACCCTGGAGTGTTTATAGGAGTAAAGGATAACCACCTTGCTCTAATTAAAGTAGAGGATCAAACTGAGTATTTTAGTACAGAGAATATCATATTTAAACTCTCTTAA
- the IL33 gene encoding interleukin-33 isoform X1 translates to MKTKMEYSTTKISPAKMNSSAGKALVKSPKLGKSQQKAEEVCQMYFMQLRSGLIKKTACYFKKETTKRHSTRRAGKYKEHLVFTARHQQLERPVEGLAFGVPMVQKCFGRTDVPSIQEYSASLSTYNDQSITFVFEDGSYEIYVEDLGKDQEKDKVLFRYYDFQPPSRETGDADDGHTLLVNLSPTKDKDVLLHANNKEHSVELQKCEKPLPDQAFFRLHRKSSKCVSFECKNDPGVFIGVKDNHLALIKVEDQTEYFSTENIIFKLS, encoded by the exons ATGAAGACTAAAATGGAGTATTCAACCACCAAAATCTCCCCAGCAAAGATGAACAGCTCAGCAGGCAAGGCTTTGGTAAAATCTCCCAAGTTGGGAA AATCCCAGCAGAAGGCTGAAGAAGTTTGCCAAATGTACTTTATGCAGCTACGTTCTGGCCTTATAAAAAAGACAGCctgttattttaagaaagaaaccaCCAAAAGACATTCAACAAGAAGAG CTGGAAAGTATAAAGAACATCTAGTATTCACTGCCCGTCATCAGCAGCTGGAACGGCCTGTGGAGGGCTTAGCCTTTGGTGTGCCTATGGTCCAGAAATGCTTTGGAAGAACTGATGTTCCAAGTATCCAAG AATATTCTGCTTCCCTGAGCACATACAATGATCAATCTATTACTTTCGTTTTTGAGGATGGAAGTTATGAGATCTATGTAGAAGACTTGGGAAAAGACCAAGAGAAAG ATAAGGTGTTATTCCGTTATTATGATTTCCAACCTCCCTCACGTGAAACAG gTGATGCTGATGATGGCCATACGTTATTGGTAAATCTGAGTCCTACAAAAGACAAAGACGTCCTGCTGCATGCCAATAACAAAGAACACTCTGTGGAG ctacaaaaatgtgaaaaaccatTGCCAGACCAGGCCTTCTTCCGCCTTCATAGGAAGTCTTCCAAATGTGTTTCATTTGAATGTAAGAATGACCCTGGAGTGTTTATAGGAGTAAAGGATAACCACCTTGCTCTAATTAAAGTAGAGGATCAAACTGAGTATTTTAGTACAGAGAATATCATATTTAAACTCTCTTAA